The genomic DNA ATCTTCGAGTCCCTCGACCTCTTCACCGCGAAGTCGGGACCCGGTGTGGTCGAGGAGCTCTACGCGTTCAAGGACAAGGGAGGGCGGGACATCGCCCTGCGCCCCGAGTTCACCGCCCCGATTCTTCGCTTCTACGTTGCGGAGCTGCGGAGCCTGCCGAAGCCCGTGAAGGTGTACTGCTACGGCCCCGCCTTCCGGTACGAGGAGCCGCAGAAGGGCCGATACCGGGAGTTCGAGCAGCTCGACGCGGAGATCATCGGGGGCGCGACGCTCGCCTCCGACGCCGAGGTGATCGCGCTGGCGATCGAGACCATGCGCGCGATCGGCCTCAAGCAGATCAAGGCCCGGATCGGGCACATCGGGATGCTGCGCGCCTTCCTCCCCTTCGGTCCCGCCGACCAGGCGAGGGTGCTCCACGCGCTGGACAAGAAGAACTTCCCCGCGCTTGAGGACGAACTCAGGCGACTGGGGCAGTCCGAGCTCGTCGCGCCGTTGCGGCGCATGGCCGCCCTCCACGGCGACGCGGCGGTTCTGGACGAGGCCCAGACCGTCCTCGGCGGCAAAGGGACCGACGCGTTCGGCTATCTCAAACACGTCGCCACCCAGCTGTCGCGCTACGGCATCCTGCCTTCCGAGTACGAGTTCGACATGGGCGTGGTCCGCGGGCTCGACTACTACACGGGTCTCGTCTTCGAGCTCGACTCCCCGAACCTGGGAGCCGAGAAGCAGGTCGGCGGGGGCGGTGCCTACATGCTCGCGGAACTCTTCGGCGGCGAGCCTGTGGCTCAGACGGGCTTCGCGCTCGGGGTGGACCGCCTCGTCCTCGCGGCCGAGGCGGAAAACGTCTTCCCGCCCACCGCGGGCATCGACGCGTACATCGTGCCCATCGGGGAGTCCACGCGGGGGCGAGCCGTGGAGATCCTAACCACGCTGCGCGCCGCGGGCCTCCA from Thermoplasmata archaeon includes the following:
- the hisS gene encoding histidine--tRNA ligase, which translates into the protein MAFERPRGTNDWGPEDMAKRRFVESAFVRTAAGFGFREIQTPIFESLDLFTAKSGPGVVEELYAFKDKGGRDIALRPEFTAPILRFYVAELRSLPKPVKVYCYGPAFRYEEPQKGRYREFEQLDAEIIGGATLASDAEVIALAIETMRAIGLKQIKARIGHIGMLRAFLPFGPADQARVLHALDKKNFPALEDELRRLGQSELVAPLRRMAALHGDAAVLDEAQTVLGGKGTDAFGYLKHVATQLSRYGILPSEYEFDMGVVRGLDYYTGLVFELDSPNLGAEKQVGGGGAYMLAELFGGEPVAQTGFALGVDRLVLAAEAENVFPPTAGIDAYIVPIGESTRGRAVEILTTLRAAGLQADIDLVGRGPSKNLDYANATRARFAVLVGERELKAEKVGLRNLKTGEQREVPVGILVEEIRAAEASSG